The following nucleotide sequence is from Nothobranchius furzeri strain GRZ-AD chromosome 6, NfurGRZ-RIMD1, whole genome shotgun sequence.
TGAGACAGAATATTGCTCAAAACCCTCCCCGCCCTGTTAATAGGGAGGCCATGGGGCTTTTAATAAAAGCCGGAACACCTTGTAAAGACTTTACAAAGACCATCCAGGTTCTGACACGTATCTTCATTACGTCTTCATTAATGGAGGCCTTAAATGTTGAGAAACCGTGTGACACTTGCTCTTTTAGAAATATGATTGGTTACTGATTTGCATATTCACACTGAATGTCAACATTTTTTCAACCCCCGCAGAAAGAAAATAGATGGGAAACGGAGCCGGTCTCTCATGTCACATGGAATATTAGCATTCATATCCTCGCCCGCCATGGCCTGTGACCAAAGAAAGTTGTAGTAAttttgcatccaggagagagcagagcgcgtctCAGCGAGTAGAAGTTTaccgttagcattagaaactccacaacatggcagaaccagTTCGGGCATGAAGAATTTGTGGAGATAAGACATCAACTTTAATTTTTACCCAAGAACATGTGTTTTACAGTGTTCTGACTTTGttaaaggcagcagaagagttgtgctgttgttagccaatcagagactagATATTTGCATATCGTGAAAAGTAACGAGTTAGACTCATAATCCTCTTTGTCCACCCCTTCTCCTCTGAAAAACTTCTACTTCCTAaaacggggcagcagtagctcaggtggtagagcgggttgcctcatgatcggagggtcatgggtccgattccagctcccgccaggggtatcctgctgttgtgtccttgggcaagacatttcacccaacttgcctgtgttagtggtgatcagaggggccgacggcgccaaatggcagcctcgcctctgtcagacctccccagggcggctgtggctacaaagtagcctaccatcactagcagtgtgtgaatgtgagagtgtgtgaaagcgtctttgggtgtctagaaaagtgctatataagttcaatgcattattgttattattattattaaaaccgaagcaccagagcttttttccccactgaaaatgactcacaaggcattcattaacACTCAAGACCACATATTTACTAGGGAAAAAATGGGTGAATGAGTCTTTTAACAGGAACTCATGTAAAGAATGAGGGAAATGATGCATTTTCCCTTACAAAGACACGTTTATGAATTTTTTTACCGGCTTATCCTCTTCTGGCCTGTTTGTGAGGTGTGGGCTGCGCTGTCTTCTGCAGTGAATCCAGCATTTCCTGCACAGCAAACAGTGTCATAAGTCGGAGGGCCCGTGTTAACTCCACTCACAGTCGTACCAGGCTGCAGCTGATTTCCTTGGTACAGTTCCTGGGTAATGAAGCTGTAAGTTGGTGGAATGCAAAGCATTGCAGCAGCACTCGGGAGCATCTCTGGTGAATTAATGCTGCGAACCACTACAGGGTGTCCTCCAGAGCCTTGTTCTCTGACGGGTATCACATAAACCTCCTCTTCCTGCTGTCTGCAGCAAGAAAGGAACCTCAACTTGCAGACGCTGGTGAGCAAGAAGGTACCACCAACTGAGATCAGGATAGGGCCCAGAAGCTGAGTCCACTGGAAGCTGAGGTTAGCTTGGTAGTATTGCCAGCCCATCGAAGTGAAGGTGACACCCACCATAGCGAGGAGGACTCCGGATAGCAACAAGGCCGCTGCAGTCTTCTCGCCATCCAACAAACTCTCAGACAGCTGTGGCCGTGGAGCATCATTGTTGGTCTCTAACTCAGGTCGTTGTCCAACCATGTTGGTCCAGCGGTCTTGACGTCCTTGTTGGTGCATGAGCTCTCTGAGTGTGTAAACACTCAAGCTGGGACAACCTGTGTCCCGCATGGAACAGTGAGTTCAGCTGCATGAACACTGAGTAACTCTGAATGCTTACAGCCAAGAGAACAAGTCACAGGTTAACCTGCTTTGCATCCCGTTAGTCACGTAAACATGGGGGGGGGGTCAGAATGATGTGGCTTCTGACTGAAATGGTCAGATTATTAAATAGTTTATGAAGTCAATAAAATGCATCTTGGTTTGTTGTAAATAATTAACTAAGATAAGATGTGACACCACTGGGCAGTGTTAGGACCACAGGAGAAGATGGAGAAGCTGACATTAGTGCAGGAGAAAGATTAGCACTCATTCATGCTGACTTCACAAGGACAGATCACAAAGCTGTTCCTCACACATTTGTGGATTTAACAGGTAAAGTGGGGCTGCAGCCTCCTTGTGGTGAAACAATAACTTTAAACCCCCTAAAGCTgaaaactaataataataataatacattttatttcaacagcgcctttctaaacactcaaggacactttacaggcagagataaaatacacaacaataaaagataaaacagcataaaacaaacagacagattggagcaaagagagtaattattggtatgctagacggaacaggtgagttttgagtctggttttaaagagagtgagggaatcaatgttacggaggtcaggagggagtgagttccagagctggggagcagagcggctgaaggccctgctccccagagTGACCAGACGgagaggtgggacagagaggtggatggaggaggaggacctgagggaacgggtggaggttgaaggatgaaggaggtctgagaggtacggtggagctaggttatggatggttttgaatgtatatagcagaattttgaattggattctggaagtgactgggagccagtggaactgctgaagaacaggggtgatgtggtggaaggagggagttctggtaatgatgcgggctgccgagttctggagaagttggagtttccgGAGGgttttgtgaggaagaccgaagagaagagcgttgcagtagtcaatacgggaagtgatgaggctggaATAGGAATCCCTTCACAAAACCATGATTCACGCCGCTCTGTCATCTCCAACAAAGCACGGTAGTAAAGGACGTTACAAAACTCCACGGCTGAGAGGATAGGAGCAAGCTGTTGGAAATGTTGGTCTCGTGTTTATTTGCTGATAGCGAGAGGGGAAAGAAAATCTGATCACATGTGGCCACTCCAAATGCATGTGGACGTGTGTTGTACAAACCAATACACTCAGAGGTGTCCAACCATGAGTGGATCAGCCAGAAGTCATGTTAGCACCAGATGTAAACTCCCCCTTATGTCTGTTCATGGTCTGCTTGAGGAGCTGCGGGGAGAAAGGTCAAACACTGAAAACTCTGCAGGCATGATCTGAAGGGTTACACTTCACTTCCTGCAGATATGTTGTCTGACTGCGCCGTTGTGCATAACTTATTATCAGCAACTCGTGCTGCTGAGGCTCAGCAAGTGTGCAGAGGCGAAGGGCTTAGAAACATTCCATATTACCGGGTGTTTTAGCTTCACAGCTAGAACCATTACACACAGTTCATGCTTGTAGATTCAACTGGATCTGATCCAAGATGTCTGCTAAGGTAAAAGAAATGTTCCCATGAACCGCTGGAAGCAGAAGCTTCAGGGAAGCTGTGAAATCGAGCGACGTTGCAGCACCTTAACGGACTCATTCACAGGGCAGGTGATGCGAGTCACATGACAACTTCTGTTTAGGGTAACCTAACTCTCAAATAGTTCTTTTAAACAGTCTGCAAACatttcagcgtgtgtgtgtgtggcaaacaCACACAAGTACAGGACGTTTCGGCTCAAGCCGTGACATGCAAACAGTGTTTTCAAAGGGATTCATGAAAGAGCATCGTTGTTATGCTCCATGTAACACAGCCGCTAATCAGAGAGTGGGAGCAAAGCAAAACAATGGAGGGAAAGATACGTACTGATCAAgactaacctgtgtgtgtgtgtgtgtgtgtgtgtgtgtgtgtgtgtgtgtgtttaccatatCCTCAGCTTATTTCATTTGACACTAATGAAGAAGAGGACAGACACAAAGAATCCATATGAAGGCCGTGTTTAAAGAACTTCCCAGAACTGCAGCTGTGCAGATTCTTTCAATTAGCAAACTTCAAATATTTATGGAGGGAACATTTCCTCTTTGGAAGGAAGGAACGTTCTGTgcatgtgtgcctgtgtgtgtaagTCTCCTGGAGAATATTGATCCCTTGAGTTTGCACTTCCTTTTGCTGCAATCGTCCTTCAAAACACACCTTATTGTATTAACCAGCCTGTTTCTTCAATTAGAAACATGTCTAATTCATTGTTTGCTTGTACAAAAGCACTTGGAATGACTGGTTTAGCTGGTATGCTAAAGAGCAGCAGAGCTCCATCCCTGGAATCAAAACGAGATCATTTCTCAGTCaccccctcccccaaacacacacatcctcacCCTGACAAATAGCCTGTGACATGCCCCCTTGAACATGGCACGGAAgggtccgctcctcctttccaggGGTTCATACAACAGCAGAGTCTGCAAATGTACTTTTTTCATACCTTTGCAGCAACACTAACAATTAAATCTCCGTGTAACAGGTTGTGGTTGCTCCTGCCAGAATGCAGAAACAGAGTTTTTCCGACCTTACGCTCAATACGACTCAGCGTCTTACCGAGCACAACAGGCAGGAAGTTGGAGGATCACACAACTGGTGAGTTTAAAATCAGCAGTGAAGAACCTTATATTTACATTTAGAGCAATCCTACGGAAAGTCCTGAAAACCAATAAAAGTcgtgataaaaatcacgaggcgcttcacaaaaacaacgaggtttagaaaataataaatacaaaCGAAACATAAAAATCAGTTTGAAAGGTTACAATAAAAATGGGAGAAAAAAAAgcaagaattaaaataaaaaatgtgaatGTGAAAAAGAAAAAGGTTTCAGATTcctgaaaaagacagaaaaggcagaaacagcagcatgaaaacaagctgtagaagaagaagaggattAACGGGGATCACACAAAGCCAGCCTGATGGGATGAGTTTTCAGGAACAAAAACCATTTTGTGTAAAAATatcactttaaaaaaagttacactATTCAAACTATTGGTGGTTCTAGGAGCGGGTTGTTAAAACTTGATTGGCCCCCTTGAAGCACCCCAGTCATACCACTTATCTGTCCTTTCTGCGATGATCAGATTATAGGTGGATGCGATTCAAATTCCAAACACTAGTGGCGCTGATGTGCCAAAGTGACATTTCCAGAGTTAAATCTGGTGCAAGGATGTTgaactaaagcctagtttatacttctcaatctgcgtcggtacggagacacgcaacgccattacgcGTCATCACAAGGGCTCTCAGACGGACGGAgcagagcccacttttctaaatatcTGTCGTAAACGATAGAGACCGCAAGCCTGTGTTTGATTAGGACACAGCTTCCTTTAAGTTTGTCAACAGCTCTGCCATTTCccctcaaaaataaaaacaagaacaaaCTTATCTAGCGACAGACTTGGAGCAGATTGAATAACGTCTCGCAATAAGAGTCAGACGATACATACGTTAATAGACCCGGGACTGAAGGAGAACAGAGAAATGCAGGAAACCTCTTACTCGTCTTAGGTGTGTTTttgctgtgtcgtatttctaattccatgctgtagttctttttttaaaacacagaacagttttgttacctgttttcccgctacgttttgtttgcggctgcaaactgcctcaggctgacgctgatggtggcgtcacttccttgtcTTTTACTCGTGTCAGGACACTACAGGAAACACGAtttagaggtggtgactgcaTGAAGAAGTGGAAAAGAAACTTGTCtgtgtaaaagtctctgaaatacataaacacagtaGAGGCGTGACTGCCCTGATGGCTAGGAGACTCCAgaaaagcactacgccctctgctgtcctggtggagaattgcttcACAATACTGACACGCCTATAAATGGAAAACTTCTCTGTCAATGCGTGTGCATGTGAGCGcaaacatcaatcaatcaatcaaagctttatttataaagcgccttccgcaaccctgtcaggaagcccaaggcgctgaacatggtacagtacaaagttaaagaaagtgaataaatcagaaaataaaagcaattcaaattacagattacaaattacaaaaaaaggtgaaacattctagtagaccacaaatgtgtaaaacaagggaaaaagtgaaccaatgaaaactgagataaaatcaacataaaagagggccaaattcaaacatgttcaggaaacgccaagcggaggaggtgggtttttaggcgactcttgaagactggcagagatggggacagcctaactgagggtggcaacttgttccatagtgacggtgctaggactgagaaagcccggtccccctctctaaatattgtggccccttaATGGCCCCAAACTCAGAAAAACCCTAGATCCGCCCCTGGTTCAAACAAAAGGACTATCCCGTTAACATGTGAGAATACGAAATGATCACACTTAAACTACAAAACTTTCAAATCTGAATAACattttttcacatttaaaattttaaatactCTAAAATATTTAGAGAGTGTTTTGCTTGTGTATTACAATAAAGTGAAAATATATTatatagggctgggacttgattaaaattttttaatctaattaattacaggctttgtaattaattaatctaaattaatcatattttaatcgttcaggagaatgtgctctcaaagtaaaacttttaattaaaattatgagacagagaatcaaacattagacatggttattactgtaaactaaagcttttaataaaaaatgcattttaattattcaaatgtcactttgtgatatgaaacaagacccaaatcaactaaaatttataattacaaatagaaaacacctgcaaagggttcctgagcctttaaatagtctctctgtctagttgaatgactgaaataaatttgactttgcaccagattctaatttttccagtttcacttgtttgtataattgggagttttttattagcatttctactcataatgaagtaaaaacacatataaatagtaatccttcaaaatgacagtagaacaggcacaaatatggtctaggacttaaatgtactaacttttaacaccagagcaggcgtgacatattctgagaatgatcaggaacactaactggttccagttggatgactggaggttgatgggatgataaaagatcatggcgaggaaatattgatctgacgaacaggtgagcggaccttccttacatgggaagtcctgatgtcacgttaataaggggatgctgcagacccgcagattcacggctgctgcagcgaatctggtgtgatctccagcctgatcacaacttcctcgttcctcgctgcctctGATGCACttgagcatccgccccttagctgatgacagcttcaacacacctcactGCTTACTGATAGTAAAGCATgttatgtttagacagagactcgtctcagaaacatataattcaccgacagaattgtttagaaaatcatcagaaaagtttcagagtgtttctgttttaacttaaacttctgttttcaactttaagacacgttgtttgtgattgtttacagagtagtgagaacacggagcgttctcccagcggcagccaggtgcctctcgtttgtctgactactttcataaactactgttagggcacagaattattctgtctggtgctttcagcgctgcacagatgttacgtaaatgttaaaaatatagcttaccgcaacttttgtaaagtttccggtgccaccgggcagccgcagcagagacgatctctgaaaaatatcTGCGAcgtggactccgttgttgtctggaagtttttttttccaagttaagaaaagaggcggacgtgtttcctaaatcctgcatcagtccaagcaaggcaacttctttctgtttttattccgttttaggaggcattagcactgtgcattgttgtgtgcgtcagtgatattcagtctacgaggaagtcgggcaatgacaaaggttccgccgtgcttgaaatgaaagctgcgattaaatgcgttaatttttttaaggACCTGGCCAGTAAGCAGAACCAGGGTTAGAGGGAGGTTTGGTAGATTGATGGTGGAGGAGGAGTGGATGTCTTACTGGGCAGTTTGAGGAGGTTGCATGTGAAGGGGTTgtcaggtaaatggcctgtattcgatatagcgccttctagagtcctggaaccccccaaggcgctttacaacacactcagtcattcacccattcacacacacattcacacactggtggggatgagctacgatgaagccacagctgccctggggcgcactgacagaagcgaggctgccgagcactggcgccattggtccctccgaccaccaccagcaggcaagggggttaagtgtcttgcccaaggacacaacgacagcaacacacTGAGCctgctcgaacctgcgaccttccgattacggggcgagcacttaactcctgtgccacagtcACCCCGTCAATGTCTGAGGTAGCGAGGTCCAAGTGACAAGCGGGGTTCCAGATTTCAGAGGTTGAGCAGGATCTGAAGAAAACAAGGAGCAAACATCAGGAGGGGTTAACAGGTAATGTAAATAAACTTGGAGTTAACTAGAAACTAGAGTTAGTTATCAAAGTGGCAAGACATTGTCCGACTAGGAAATACCCGTGTGCAGTAATTAACCAGCGTCGTGAAGTGGTCTCCCTCCTCCTTTAAAGCCAGCAGTGGCTGACGATGCTGGTCCCGCTCACCTGGAATGAATACTAGAAGCTGATTGGAGGATGagctca
It contains:
- the tmem174 gene encoding transmembrane protein 174 — protein: MRDTGCPSLSVYTLRELMHQQGRQDRWTNMVGQRPELETNNDAPRPQLSESLLDGEKTAAALLLSGVLLAMVGVTFTSMGWQYYQANLSFQWTQLLGPILISVGGTFLLTSVCKLRFLSCCRQQEEEVYVIPVREQGSGGHPVVVRSINSPEMLPSAAAMLCIPPTYSFITQELYQGNQLQPGTTVSGVNTGPPTYDTVCCAGNAGFTAEDSAAHTSQTGQKRISRIQKTEREQGRLDESNSTCRHPPAYEELFPSSQKHNPT